One genomic segment of Theobroma cacao cultivar B97-61/B2 chromosome 6, Criollo_cocoa_genome_V2, whole genome shotgun sequence includes these proteins:
- the LOC18596204 gene encoding developmentally-regulated G-protein 1 has translation MGIIERIKEIEAEMARTQKNKATEYHLGQLKAKIAKLRTQLLEPPKGSSGGGEGFEVTKFGHGRVALIGFPSVGKSTLLTMLTGTHSEAASYEFTTLTCIPGIIHYNDTKIQLLDLPGIIEGASEGKGRGRQVIAVAKSSDLVLMVLDASKSEGHRQILTKELEAVGLRLNKRPPQIYFKKKKTGGISFNSTLPLTHVDEKLCYQILHEYKIHNAEVLFREDATVDDLIDVIEGNRKYIKCVYVYNKIDVIGIDDVDKLARQPNSVVITCNLKLNLDRLLSKMWEEMGLVRVYTKPQGQQPDFSDPVVLSADRGGCTVEDFCNHIHRNLLKDVKYVLVWGTSARHYPQHCGLSQSLQDEDVVQIVKKKEKEEGGRGRFKSHSTAPARISDREKKAPLKT, from the exons ATGGGGATTATTGAGAGGATTAAAGAAATTGAAGCCGAGATGGCTCGAACCCAGAAAAATAAGGCCACAG AGTACCATCTTGGTCAGCTGAAGGCAAAGATTGCAAAGCTGAGGACACAATTACTAGAGCCACCAAAA GGTTCTAGCGGAGGTGGAGAAGGTTTTGAAGTTACAAAATTTGGTCATGGACGCGTTGCACTAATAGGATTTCCAAG TGTGGGGAAATCAACCCTTTTAACAATGTTAACAGGAACTCATTCAGAAGCTGCATCTTATGAGTTCACAACGCTTACTTGCATTCCTGGTATCATTCATTACAATGATACTAAGATTCAGCTGCTTGATCTTCCTGGAATTATTGAAGGTGCTTCTGAAGGCAAGGGACGTGGGAGGCAG GTTATCGCTGTTGCGAAGTCGTCAGATCTTGTGCTGATGGTTCTTGATGCCTCTAAA AGTGAGGGTCATCGCCAGATATTAACCAAGGAACTGGAAGCTGTGGGTTTGCGTTTGAACAAGAGACCACCTCAA atatatttcaaaaagaaaaaaactggAGGCATCTCTTTTAACAGCACTTTGCCTTTAACTCATGTGGATGAGAAACTTTGTTATCAGATTCTACATGAATATAAAATTCACAATGCAGAG GTGCTCTTTCGTGAGGATGCCACAGTGGATGATCTTATAGATGTCATTGAAGGAAACCGCAAATACATTAAGTGTGTATATGTTTACAACAAGATAGATGTGATTGGTATTGATGATGTGGATAAGTTAGCCCGGCAGCCAAATTCTGTTGTCATAACCTGCAACTTGAAG CTGAACTTAGATAGACTACTTTCAAAGATGTGGGAAGAGATGGGACTTGTGAGAGTATATACAAAACCACAAGGCCAGCAACCTGATTTCTCTGATCCTGTTGTTCTCTCTGCT GATAGAGGTGGCTGTACAGTTGAAGACTTCTGTAATCACATACATAGGAATTTGCTAAAGGATGTCAAATATGTTCTAGTCTGGGGCACAAGTGCAAGGCACTACCCTCAACATTGTGGTCTTTCGCAGTCTCTGCAGGATGAAGATGTTGTTCAGAttgtaaagaaaaag GAAAAAGAGGAAGGAGGGAGAGGCCGCTTCAAATCACATTCAACTGCTCCAGCTCGAATATCTGATAGAGAGAAAAAGGCTCCCTTGAAGACCTAA